One stretch of Bradyrhizobium canariense DNA includes these proteins:
- a CDS encoding ABC transporter ATP-binding protein, with translation MAPKLPSSDDLTAAAAGDPAASERDKKLAANRLVGGKPLPPDDEDQDDDDEDELDLEDDEDDEDLVVFTAKEAAGALATVYAFVKPFLKNYKRVLAFVGLGVVVETLFNVIMPLSLKFLIDDALGEEDFEALVRILSVLAAAGIFTSIVAVWYERWDAKLAASVISDVRAQLFEHVQNLPSAYFGRTKRGEILSRFSIDLSAFEGSIKSVANSAALPFLELIAGIVLMLFLNWQLAAVALLVFPITLIGPRILTPKAVQANYEQKLNESALLGMVQENVAAQAVVKAFNLQRRTFGWFTMRNDDARRKIASAMFLSTMVERTVTISVLLLHLVVLALGAYLATKGQITIGTFVTFESAFWEVSYNIAHIMHFIPVSIQSAAAVRHIQELLDEPTRGADRPGAPDLPRITNDITFDRVTFQYEGSETPVLDNLSLKLNVGKSIAIVGPSGSGKSTLLNLILRLYVPDEGRVTIDGVDIRKVTRESLRRSMAVVFQENMLFNMSIRENIRLGKEGATDQEVEQAARKAEIHRYIMSLPQKYDTQVGERGDTLSGGQRQRIAIARAIVRDPSVLLLDEATSALDQTTEAAINRTLLKVAKGRTMIFSTHRLTSVVEMDEIIVISGGKAIERGSHAKLLAANGIYRKLWDDQGHTPHHGAGQADDDSDDDDDDEE, from the coding sequence ATGGCGCCCAAGCTTCCATCGTCGGACGATCTGACCGCCGCTGCCGCGGGTGATCCTGCGGCATCGGAACGCGACAAGAAGCTGGCCGCGAATCGCCTCGTTGGCGGCAAGCCATTGCCGCCGGATGACGAAGACCAGGATGATGACGACGAGGACGAGCTTGATCTCGAGGATGACGAGGATGATGAGGACCTCGTGGTCTTTACGGCGAAGGAAGCCGCCGGCGCGCTTGCAACGGTCTATGCGTTCGTCAAGCCGTTCCTGAAAAACTACAAGAGGGTCCTGGCATTTGTCGGCCTCGGCGTCGTGGTCGAGACGCTGTTCAACGTCATCATGCCGCTGAGCCTGAAATTCCTGATCGACGACGCGCTCGGCGAGGAGGATTTCGAAGCGCTAGTGCGAATTCTCTCGGTGCTGGCGGCGGCAGGAATCTTCACCTCGATCGTCGCGGTCTGGTACGAGCGGTGGGACGCCAAGCTCGCGGCTTCGGTGATTTCGGACGTCCGGGCGCAGCTGTTCGAGCATGTCCAGAATTTGCCGTCAGCCTATTTCGGCCGCACCAAGCGCGGCGAGATCCTCTCGCGCTTCTCCATCGACCTGTCGGCCTTCGAGGGTTCGATCAAGAGTGTTGCCAACAGTGCGGCTTTGCCGTTCCTGGAACTGATCGCCGGCATCGTTCTGATGCTGTTCCTGAACTGGCAGCTCGCCGCAGTCGCGCTGCTGGTGTTCCCGATCACGCTGATCGGCCCGCGCATCCTGACGCCGAAAGCGGTGCAGGCCAATTACGAACAGAAGCTCAATGAATCGGCACTGCTCGGCATGGTGCAGGAGAACGTCGCGGCCCAGGCCGTGGTCAAGGCGTTCAACCTGCAGCGCCGGACTTTTGGCTGGTTCACGATGCGCAACGACGATGCGCGCCGGAAAATCGCATCCGCGATGTTTCTGTCCACCATGGTCGAGCGCACCGTCACCATCTCGGTCCTGCTGTTGCACCTCGTGGTGCTGGCGCTCGGCGCTTATCTTGCGACCAAGGGCCAGATCACCATCGGGACGTTCGTGACATTCGAGAGCGCGTTCTGGGAGGTGTCCTACAACATCGCCCACATCATGCATTTCATCCCGGTGTCGATCCAGTCGGCGGCGGCGGTGCGCCACATCCAGGAACTGCTGGACGAGCCGACCCGCGGCGCCGATCGCCCGGGGGCTCCCGACCTGCCGCGCATCACCAACGACATCACCTTCGACCGTGTCACATTCCAGTATGAAGGCAGCGAGACCCCGGTTCTCGACAATCTCAGCCTCAAGCTCAATGTCGGCAAGAGCATTGCCATTGTCGGCCCGAGCGGCTCCGGCAAGAGCACGCTACTCAACCTGATCCTTCGCCTTTACGTGCCGGACGAGGGGCGGGTGACCATCGACGGCGTCGATATCCGCAAGGTGACCCGCGAGTCGCTGCGCCGAAGCATGGCCGTTGTGTTCCAGGAAAACATGCTGTTCAACATGTCGATCCGCGAGAACATCCGGCTCGGCAAGGAAGGCGCGACCGACCAGGAGGTCGAGCAGGCGGCGCGCAAGGCCGAAATCCACCGCTATATCATGAGCCTTCCGCAGAAATACGACACCCAGGTCGGCGAGCGCGGCGATACGCTGTCGGGCGGACAGCGCCAGCGCATTGCGATTGCGCGCGCGATCGTCCGCGATCCCTCGGTGCTGCTGTTGGACGAGGCGACCTCGGCGCTCGACCAGACCACCGAAGCCGCGATCAATCGCACGCTGCTCAAGGTCGCGAAGGGCCGCACCATGATCTTTTCGACCCACCGCCTGACCTCGGTGGTCGAGATGGACGAGATCATCGTGATTTCAGGCGGCAAGGCGATCGAACGCGGCTCACACGCCAAGCTGCTCGCCGCCAACGGCATATACCGCAAGCTCTGGGACGACCAGGGCCACACGCCGCATCACGGGGCCGGTCAGGCCGATGACGATAGCGATGATGACGACGATGACGAGGAGTGA
- a CDS encoding FAD-dependent oxidoreductase, producing MKYTDIAIIGGGLAGSTAAAMLGHAGIPAVLIDPHPTYPPDFRVEKLSGEEQLERFRKTGIAESVLRSATHDGENWIARFGYLLDKRPSRQFGIMYDSLVNAIRAEIPPGVEALQAKVVAISTGAERQKLTLSDGEVISARLVVMANGLNVGLRRSLGIERQIVSACHSISIGFDVTPVGRTDFDFPALTYFSERPSDRIPYLTLFPVESRMRANLFTYRQIDDPWLRQIRNSPVETLNAALPRLRRIVGEFKVSGEIKIRPADLCVSTNYLRAGVVLVGDAFETTCPVTGTGTDKVFTDVERLCNVYIPTWLATDGMDTEKIAAFYDDPVKKACDAWAAAKAYDFRSLSIENEIYWSAQRWARFLAWFGEGISRRMRHRLSAASAFPLHSSSSSSSSLSSSA from the coding sequence ATGAAATATACCGACATTGCGATCATCGGAGGCGGCCTCGCCGGCTCGACCGCGGCCGCGATGCTCGGACATGCCGGCATTCCCGCCGTCCTGATCGATCCGCACCCGACCTATCCGCCCGACTTTCGCGTCGAAAAATTGAGCGGCGAGGAGCAACTTGAGCGTTTTCGCAAGACCGGCATCGCCGAATCGGTGCTGCGATCGGCAACCCATGACGGCGAGAACTGGATCGCCCGATTCGGCTACCTGCTCGACAAGAGACCGAGCCGGCAATTCGGCATCATGTACGATTCACTCGTCAACGCCATCCGGGCCGAAATCCCGCCTGGCGTCGAAGCCTTGCAGGCGAAGGTCGTCGCCATCTCGACGGGCGCCGAGCGACAGAAGCTTACCCTGTCCGACGGCGAGGTGATCTCCGCGCGACTTGTGGTGATGGCCAACGGATTGAATGTGGGCTTGCGCCGCAGTCTTGGGATCGAGCGCCAGATCGTCAGCGCCTGCCACTCGATCTCGATCGGATTCGACGTCACGCCGGTCGGCCGCACCGATTTCGACTTTCCAGCGCTGACCTATTTTTCGGAGCGGCCCAGCGACCGGATTCCCTATCTGACGCTGTTTCCGGTCGAAAGCCGGATGCGGGCGAATCTGTTCACCTATCGCCAGATCGACGACCCCTGGCTGCGGCAGATCCGCAATTCACCTGTCGAGACGCTGAATGCTGCGCTGCCGAGGCTCCGCCGCATTGTCGGCGAGTTCAAGGTCAGCGGCGAGATCAAGATCAGGCCGGCGGATCTCTGTGTCAGTACGAATTATCTCAGGGCGGGCGTGGTGCTGGTCGGCGACGCCTTCGAGACCACCTGCCCTGTCACCGGGACCGGCACGGACAAGGTGTTCACCGACGTCGAGCGGCTGTGCAACGTCTATATTCCGACCTGGCTTGCGACCGACGGCATGGATACCGAGAAGATCGCGGCGTTTTATGACGATCCGGTCAAGAAGGCCTGCGACGCCTGGGCCGCGGCCAAGGCCTACGACTTCCGCTCGCTGTCGATCGAGAACGAGATTTACTGGAGCGCACAGCGCTGGGCGCGGTTCCTGGCCTGGTTCGGAGAAGGCATTTCGCGGCGGATGCGACACCGGCTCAGCGCCGCATCGGCCTTCCCGCTTCACTCCTCGTCATCGTCGTCATCATCGCTATCGTCATCGGCCTGA